From one Lolium rigidum isolate FL_2022 chromosome 4, APGP_CSIRO_Lrig_0.1, whole genome shotgun sequence genomic stretch:
- the LOC124649955 gene encoding protein SULFUR DEFICIENCY-INDUCED 2-like encodes MAAASSRRRAGEKKDLFHVVHKVPAGDSPYVRAKHLQLVEKDAEASIVWFWKAINSGDRVDSALKDMAVVMKQQDRAEEAIEAIRSFRHLCSRQAQESLDNLLIDLYKKCGKVEEQIELLKQKLKMICLGEAFNGKITKTARSHGKKFQVSIQQEMSRILGNLGWAYMQQNNYEAAELVYRKAQTIVPDANRACNLGLCLIKQGRHEEAMQVLEDVLLRRISGLDDDKAVARAEQLLRELCPTTHVSSPLDIGFSFTEEIVERLDLVMNDWTPFRSRRLPVFEELDAFRDQMAC; translated from the exons ATGGCCGCCGCTTCGTCCAGGAGGAGGGCCGGAGAGAAGAAGGATCTCTTCCACGTCGTGCACAAGGTGCCCGCCGGCGACAGCCCCTACGTCCGGGCCAAGCACCTCCAG CTCGTCGAGAAGGACGCGGAGGCGTCGATCGTCTGGTTCTGGAAGGCGATCAACTCCGGGGACAGAGTGGACAGCGCCCTCAAGGACATGGCCGTGGTCATGAAGCAGCAGGACCGCGCCGAGGAGGCCATCGAGGCCATCAGGTCCTTCAGGCACCTCTGCTCCAGGCAGGCACAGGAGTCCCTAGACAACCTGCTAATCGACCTCTACAAG AAGTGCGGAAAGGTTGAGGAGCAGATAGAGCTGCTGAAACAgaagctcaagatgatatgccTCGGTGAGGCCTTCAACGGGAAGATCACCAAGACGGCACGCTCCCACGGCAAGAAGTTCCAGGTCTCCATCCAGCAGGAGATGTCCCGCATTCTG GGCAACCTTGGCTGGGCTTACATGCAGCAGAACAACTACGAAGCCGCTGAACTGGTGTACCGGAAGGCCCAAACAATCGTGCCCGACGCCAACAGGGCGTGCAACCTTGGGCTGTGCCTGATCAAACAGGGCAGGCATGAGGAGGCAATGCAAGTACTCGAGGATGTCCTGCTTCGCAGAATCTCCGGACTGGACGATGACAAGGCGGTCGCCCGAGCTGAGCAGCTGCTCCGTGAGCTCTGCCCGACGACCCATGTTTCATCGCCGTTGGATATCGGCTTCAGTTTCACCGAGGAGATCGTGGAGAGACTAGACCTTGTGATGAATGATTGGACGCCATTCAGGTCGAGGAGGCTGCCAGTGTTCGAGGAGCTAGACGCATTCAGGGACCAAATGGCTTGTTGA